The genomic region ATTTTGAATTGCTTCACCCCCGGCGTTTCCCTAAGTACGTAAATGAGCGCTAAAGCGTGCATGACGGTACCGTCGGAGCGTACGATCAAGTCGGTGCTGCGTCCCTCAACTTCGTCCAGTACTTCCAAGCCTCTTGCTTGCCGGCAAGATTCCCGACTACGCCGGGCCCGGTCCCCGGTGCGATAGCGGATGAAAGGCTGAACTTCGGAGGCCAGATTGGTGATGACCACTTCACCGAGCTCTCCTTCTGGAACGGGGTTTCCGCGGTCGTCCAGAATTTCTACCAAAATCCATTCGGAATTGATCAGCATCTGGCCGGTAGGCGACTCGAGGGCAATGAGACCGGCATCTCGCGCACCGTATTCATTGGCAACCGGCGCATTGAAAATTCTGCCGATCAGTTCGCGTTGATGAGGATAGAGAGGTTCGCCGGTAGTGTAGATGACTTTTAATGAGGAAAGATCCGGGATGCGGCCGCGTCGTTCGGAGTGCTCGGCAAGAAGGGACAGGCTGCTGGCATAGCCGTAGAGGGTTTTGGGCCGGAAACGTTCGAGTTCGTCGAGATACCTGTCCATGTGCTGGGGAGACATGGCGAAAGCATTGAACAGTCGTTGATTGCAAAGTCGATCACGGAGGGACTTGATCCAGTCGGTGCGGTTGAGTTCGGTGGGGGCGCCCCAAAGAAAGGCTTCGCGATCACCTACGTCAACGCCCCACCAACGTCGTGCCCGGATTCTACAGGCGGCGTCAGCTGCCTGGCGTTTGCGGCCGAAATAAAAGATCAAGGGTTCTCCGGTAGATCCGCCAGTGTTATAAGGGAATATTCCTCCTGGAGCGTGACGCCATACTATTTCGCGGCCGTGTTGACGAGCGTCTTGCTTGGTCATCAAGGGAAGTTGGCGGAATTTGTCCCAGGT from Methylohalobius crimeensis 10Ki harbors:
- a CDS encoding phenylacetate--CoA ligase family protein, which produces MIISELTAKASACILPSALHRQIYRGHEFLLGRPTFPYLAELEKTQYLSRNQLEALQLQRLKQLLQSAEAHCPWHGQRMQAAGIDPKDLTWDKFRQLPLMTKQDARQHGREIVWRHAPGGIFPYNTGGSTGEPLIFYFGRKRQAADAACRIRARRWWGVDVGDREAFLWGAPTELNRTDWIKSLRDRLCNQRLFNAFAMSPQHMDRYLDELERFRPKTLYGYASSLSLLAEHSERRGRIPDLSSLKVIYTTGEPLYPHQRELIGRIFNAPVANEYGARDAGLIALESPTGQMLINSEWILVEILDDRGNPVPEGELGEVVITNLASEVQPFIRYRTGDRARRSRESCRQARGLEVLDEVEGRSTDLIVRSDGTVMHALALIYVLRETPGVKQFKIVQTDFKHLLVLMVTEPRSWKQENATRIQNKLKQRLGENTTITLKYTDYISPEKSGKYRYVVSQVSGETAI